Below is a window of Pseudomonas eucalypticola DNA.
GGCCAGGCCATCGAAGTCATCGCCATTACCATGAGCGTGTACCTGGCGATCAGCATCAGCATTTCCTTGCTGATGAACTGGTACAACAAGCGCATTGCGCTGATCGAGCGGTGAGGAAACGCCCATGACGACGTCGCACGTATTCAAACCCAATATGCCCCCGCCCAACCTGGCGGTCGGCCCTGTCGCCTGGATGCGCACCAACCTGTTTTCCAGCTGGTTCAACACCCTGTTGACCCTGCTGGCGCTGTACCTGATCTACCTGATCGTGCCGCCGCTGCTGAGCTGGGCGTTCCTGGACGCCAACTGGGTGGGCACCACCCGCGAAGACTGCACCAAGGCGGGCGCCTGCTGGGTGTTCATCGAGCAGCGCTTCGGCCAGTTCATGTACGGTTACTACCCGCCTGAACTGCGCTGGCGCGTGGACCTGACCGTGTGGCTGGCCGTGCTGGGCGCCGCGCCGCTGTTCATCCCGCGCATCCCGCGCAAGGTGGTGTACGGCCTGAGCTTCCTGGTGGTCTACCCGATCGTTGCCTTCATCCTGCTGCGCGGTGGTTTCTTCGGCCTGGAGAACGTGGCGACCAGCCAATGGGGCGGCCTGATGCTGACCCTGGTGATTGCCACCGTGGGCATCGCCGGCGCCTTGCCGCTGGGTATTGTGCTGGCCCTGGGCCGGCGCTCGAAGATGCCGGCGGTGAAGGTGGTGTGCGTGACCTTCATCGAGTTCTGGCGCGGCGTGCCGTTGATTACCGTGCTGTTCATGTCCTCGGTGATGCTGCCGTTGTTCCTGCCCGAAGGCATGAGCTTCGACAAGCTGCTGCGAGCGCTGATCGGCGTCATCATGTTCCAGTCGGCCTACGTGGCCGAGGTGGTGCGTGGCGGCCTGCAGGCGATTCCCAAGGGTCAGTACGAAGCCGCTTCGGCCATGGGCCTGGGTTACTGGCGCAGCATGGGCCTGGTGATTCTGCCGCAAGCGCTCAAGCTGGTGATTCCGGGTATCGTCAATACCCTGATCGCGTTGTTCAAGGACACGAGCCTGGTGATCATCATCGGCCTGTTCGACCTGCTCAACAGCGTCAAGCAAGCCGCCGCCGACCCCAAATGGCTGGGCATGGCCACCGAAGGCTATGTGTTTGCCGCCGTCGTTTTCTGGATTTTCTGTTTCAGTATGTCCCGCTACTCCGTGCACCTGGAGCGCAAGCTGGACACTGGCCACAAGCGCTAGGAGTGTCATCATGAGCGAAGCAATCAAACAGCCTGTGGGCGCCGATGGCATTATCCAGATGCAGGGCGTGAACAAGTGGTATGGCCAGTTCCACGTATTGAAAGACATCAACCTGAACGTCAGGCAGGGCGAGCGTATCGTGCTGTGCGGCCCGTCGGGCTCGGGCAAATCCACCACCATCCGCTGCCTCAACCGCCTGGAAGAGCACCAGCAGGGCCGCATCGTGGTCGATGGCGTGGAGCTGACCAACGACCTCAAGCAGATCGAAGCGATCCGCCGGGAAGTGGGCATGGTGTTCCAGCACTTCAACCTGTTCCCGCACCTGACCATTCTGCAGAACTGCACCCTGGCCCCCATGTGGGTGCGCAAGATGCCCAAGCGCAAGGCCGAGGAAATCGCCATGCATTACCTGGAGCGCGTGCGTATCCCGGAGCAGGCCAACAAGTTTCCGGGCCAGCTCTCCGGTGGTCAGCAGCAGCGCGTGGCCATCGCCCGGGCCCTGTGCATGAAGCCCAAGATCATGCTGTTCGACGAGCCGACCTCGGCGCTGGACCCGGAAATGGTGAAAGAAGTACTCGACACCATGATCGGTCTGGCCGAAGACGGCATGACCATGCTGTGCGTGACCCACGAAATGGGCTTCGCCCGCACCGTGGCCAACCGCGTGATCTTCATGGACAAGGGTGAGATCGTCGAGCAGGCAGCACCCAATGACTTCTTCGACAACCCGCAGAACGAGCGGACGAAGTTGTTCTTGAGTCAGATTTTGCACTGACCTACCCCTCCCAGAACCCGGCCACTCGCCGGGTTTTTTATTCCCATGATCCGGTAGCAGCGGACCCGGCCGCGTCGACGGTCCATTCGGTTTGCCTGATGCTGCGCGGTGACCGTGACGCGGCCAGGTCCGCTGCTACCAGGCTGGACTCTCCTGCCGACAAATGGCTAGCAATTTTTCTTGCCTAGCTATGCCGCGTTCTTTACCCTACCTATCTACTTGAATTCATCGGATGATTGGACGATGTCCACCCTGATAAAACGTTCCCTGGTTGACCAGGCCCTGGACCAGTTGCGCGAGCGCATTACCCGTGGCCACTGGGCGGTAGGCCAGCGCCTGCCCACCGAGCCGGAGCTTGCCCTGGAACTGGGTATCAGCCGCAACACCGTGCGTGAAGCCATGCGTGTGCTGGCCTTCAGCGGCATGATCGATATTCGCCAGGGCGACGGCAGCTACCTGCGCGGCAGCGTCGACCCGTTCGATACGCTGAGGGTGCTGTCCAATTGCTCCATCGAACAGGCACGGGAAACCCGGCGCATCATCGAGGTGGAAGCCATCGGCCTGGCCGCTCGGCGGCGCACTGAGCAAGACCTGCAAGCGCTGCATGCCGCGCTCGAGCACAGTAGCGCCCACTACCACACTGACCTCGACAGTTACATTGCCTGCGACCTGGTGTTTCACCGCTTGCTGGTGGACGCCGCGCACAACCCCACGTTGAGTCAGCTGTACCGGTTTTTCTCCAGCGTTGTCGGCGAGGCGATTCTGCATTCGCTCAACCACACCCCACGCAACCTTCACGTATTCGACTTGCACGGCGAACTGCTGGCCGCCATTGAAGCAAGCGACCCGGAACGGGCCATGTCGATCTGCCGCGAGCTGATCGACTGCCCGGACCTTTGATCGAGGAACTGCCTTATGTCCACTCCAACCACCGAGGCGCTGAAGATGCCTGCCGATCAAACTGCCGCCGTGCCGCGGCCCTGGCTGTTGCTGCTGGGCCTGGTGCTGGTGGCCCTGAACCTGCGCCCGGCGCTTTCGAGCATGGCGCCGTTGCTGGGGCAGGTTTCCCATGACCTGGGCCTGAGTGGTTCAACCGCGGGGCTTTTGACCACACTGCCCGTGTTGTGCCTGGGGTTGTTCGCGCCGTTGGCGCCCCTGCTGTCCCGGCGTTTTGGCGCCGAACGCGTGGTGTTGGGCATTCTGCTGGTGCTGGCGGCGGGCATCGCCCTGCGCAGCCAGCTGGGGGTGGTTGGGCTGTTCGCCGGCAGTATCCTGTCCGGGGCCAGTATTGGCATCATCGGTGTGCTACTGCCCGGCATCGTCAAGCGCGACTTTGCCAAGCAAGCGGGCACCATGACCGGCGTTTACACCATGGCGCTGTGCCTGGGCGCGGCCCTTGCCGCAGGCGCCAGCGTGCCCCTGGCCGAGGCCTTTGGCCACCGCTGGGCCATGGGGCTAGGGTTCTGGGTAGTGCCCGCACTGCTGGCCGCGGTGTTCTGGTTGCCCCAGACGCGGGCCCGGCATGGCGCCCACCATGCGCGCTACCGGGTGCGTGGCCTGTTTCGTGACCGCCTGGCGTGGCAGGTGACCCTGTTCATGGGGCTGCAGTCGTCGTTGGCCTACATCGTGTTTGGCTGGTTGCCGTCGATGTTGATGGGGCGCGGCCTGGATGCTGCCGAAGCGGGGCTGGTGCTGTCGTTCTCCATCCTTGTTCAGCTGGGCAGCTCGTTGATCGCACCGTGGTTGGCCACCCGCGGTCGTGACCAGCGCATCGCCATCGTTACCGTGATGGGCTTGACCCTGGCGGGCTTGTTCGGCTGCCTCTACGCGCCGCTGGGCGGGCTGTGGTTCTGGGCCGTGGTGCTGGGGTTGGGGCAGGGCGCCATGTTCGCCGTGGCCCTGACCTTGATCGTGCTGCGCGCCAGCGATGCCCACGTGGCAGCCAACCTGTCGAGTATGGCCCAGGGTATCGGCTACACGCTGGCCTCTATGGGCCCGCTGGCCGTGGGCCTGGTGCATGACTGGAGTGGCGGCTGGAACGCGGTAGGCTGGATCTTCGCGGTGATCGGCACCCTGGCGATCATCGCGGGCATGGGCGCCGGGCGGTCGCTGCACGTGAACGTCACCAGCGAAAAGATCTGAAACCGACATGCCCTGGTCCTGCATCTGAAAGGGCATGTGGCGCGATGCGGTGCATTGCCGGACGGAACTGCTAGGATGGCAGGACTTCAACCAGAGTCCTGCCCATGAGCGAAGCCAACGCAGCCCTGATCACCCGTTTCTACCTGGCTTTCCAGCGCCTGGATGCCGAGGCCATGGCCGCCAGCTACACCGACGACGTGGTGTTCAGCGACCCGGCGTTCGGGACGTTGCGCGGCCAGGACGCAGGCGACATGTGGCGGATGCTGGCAGCGCGGGCCAAGGACTTTTCTCTGACCTTCGACCATGTCCACGCCGGTGACCACCACGGCAGTGCCAACTGGACGGCGACGTACCTGTTCAGCCAGACCGGCCGCACGGTGGTGAACCACATCCATGCCCGCTTCGTTTTCCGTGACGGCAAGATCTGCGAACACCACGATCACTTCGACTTCTGGCGCTGGTCGCGCCAGGCCCTGGGTACCCCCGGCCTGCTGCTGGGCTGGACGCCGTTGCTCAAGGGCAAGGTGCGCGGCCAGGCACTCAAGGGCCTGCGCGCCTTCCAGGCAGGCCGCTGAGCAAACGGGCCATGAGTGAAGTGACTTCCCTGTGCAAACCTTGGTACGTCTATCTGGTGCGCGCCGCGAACGGTTCGCTCTACTGCGGGATCAGCGATAACCCCCAGCGCCGCTTCACCCAGCACCAGAGCGGCAAGGGCGCGCGTTTCTTCAGTTCCAGCCCCGCCGTGGCGCTGGTGTACGTGGAGTGCTGGCCGGACAAGGGCGAGGCGTTGCGCCAGGAACGCTTGATCAAGCGCCTGCGCAAAAGCGCCAAGGAGCGCCTGGTGGCGTCCTGGGTGCCAATTGATCCGGTTGATGAGCCACTATCGGCGTGAGTGGCTAGGCCCTGTCGGGGCGGGCGAGTAAGCTTGGGCTTTTAGCCCTGCGGCGGAGCCGAAGATGACCGAGCTGATCCTTCACCATTACCCCACGTCCCCGTTCGCCGAAAAGACCCGCCTGATGCTGGGGTTCAAGGGCCTGTCCTGGCGTTCCGTGCTGATCTCACCGGTCATGCCCAAGCCTGATCTGGTGGCGCTCACCGGTGGCTACCGCAAGACCCCGGTGCTGCAGGTAGGCGCGGACATCTATTGCGACACCGCGCTGATCGCTCGCCGCCTGGATCAGGAAAAAGCCCTGCCGGCGTTTTTTCCGGAGGGCCAGGAAATGACCGTGGCGACCTTCGCCGCCTGGGCCGATTCGGAGTTGTTCAAACACGCGGTCAGCCTGGTATTCCAACCCGAATCCGTGGCCGTGCGCTTCGCGCGCCTGCCCCCGGAAGCGGTGAAAGCGTTCATTGCCGACCGTACCCAGCTGTTCAGCGGTGGCTCGGCCACGCGCGTCCCGTTGGAACAGGCCAAGCACCAATGGCCGGTGTTCATGGCGCGCCTGGAGCAGCAACTGCAACGCGAGGAGGGCGACTACCTGTTCGGCGAGCCGTCGGTGGCCGACTTCGCGCTGGCTCATCCCCTGTGGTTCCTCAAAGGCACCCCGGTGACGTCACCCCTGGTGGACGAATACCCGGCGGTGCACGGTTGGCTGGGCCGGGTGCTGGGCTTCGGCCATGGCGCCAACAGTGAGCTGAGTGCCGAAGAGGCATTGACAGTGGCGCGCACCAGTGTGCCGGCGCCGTTGCCGGATGATGATTTTGTCGACCCCAATGGCTTCAAGGCGGGCGATCAGGTGACCATTGCTGCGATCGACTACGGCGTTGACCCCGTGGCAGGCGAGTTGCTGTTCGCGGGGCGTGA
It encodes the following:
- a CDS encoding CynX/NimT family MFS transporter: MSTPTTEALKMPADQTAAVPRPWLLLLGLVLVALNLRPALSSMAPLLGQVSHDLGLSGSTAGLLTTLPVLCLGLFAPLAPLLSRRFGAERVVLGILLVLAAGIALRSQLGVVGLFAGSILSGASIGIIGVLLPGIVKRDFAKQAGTMTGVYTMALCLGAALAAGASVPLAEAFGHRWAMGLGFWVVPALLAAVFWLPQTRARHGAHHARYRVRGLFRDRLAWQVTLFMGLQSSLAYIVFGWLPSMLMGRGLDAAEAGLVLSFSILVQLGSSLIAPWLATRGRDQRIAIVTVMGLTLAGLFGCLYAPLGGLWFWAVVLGLGQGAMFAVALTLIVLRASDAHVAANLSSMAQGIGYTLASMGPLAVGLVHDWSGGWNAVGWIFAVIGTLAIIAGMGAGRSLHVNVTSEKI
- a CDS encoding FadR/GntR family transcriptional regulator, with the protein product MSTLIKRSLVDQALDQLRERITRGHWAVGQRLPTEPELALELGISRNTVREAMRVLAFSGMIDIRQGDGSYLRGSVDPFDTLRVLSNCSIEQARETRRIIEVEAIGLAARRRTEQDLQALHAALEHSSAHYHTDLDSYIACDLVFHRLLVDAAHNPTLSQLYRFFSSVVGEAILHSLNHTPRNLHVFDLHGELLAAIEASDPERAMSICRELIDCPDL
- a CDS encoding glutathione S-transferase family protein; this translates as MTELILHHYPTSPFAEKTRLMLGFKGLSWRSVLISPVMPKPDLVALTGGYRKTPVLQVGADIYCDTALIARRLDQEKALPAFFPEGQEMTVATFAAWADSELFKHAVSLVFQPESVAVRFARLPPEAVKAFIADRTQLFSGGSATRVPLEQAKHQWPVFMARLEQQLQREEGDYLFGEPSVADFALAHPLWFLKGTPVTSPLVDEYPAVHGWLGRVLGFGHGANSELSAEEALTVARTSVPAPLPDDDFVDPNGFKAGDQVTIAAIDYGVDPVAGELLFAGREALILRREDPRAGTVHVHFPRLGFKLDKH
- a CDS encoding amino acid ABC transporter permease, with amino-acid sequence MTTSHVFKPNMPPPNLAVGPVAWMRTNLFSSWFNTLLTLLALYLIYLIVPPLLSWAFLDANWVGTTREDCTKAGACWVFIEQRFGQFMYGYYPPELRWRVDLTVWLAVLGAAPLFIPRIPRKVVYGLSFLVVYPIVAFILLRGGFFGLENVATSQWGGLMLTLVIATVGIAGALPLGIVLALGRRSKMPAVKVVCVTFIEFWRGVPLITVLFMSSVMLPLFLPEGMSFDKLLRALIGVIMFQSAYVAEVVRGGLQAIPKGQYEAASAMGLGYWRSMGLVILPQALKLVIPGIVNTLIALFKDTSLVIIIGLFDLLNSVKQAAADPKWLGMATEGYVFAAVVFWIFCFSMSRYSVHLERKLDTGHKR
- a CDS encoding GIY-YIG nuclease family protein — protein: MSEVTSLCKPWYVYLVRAANGSLYCGISDNPQRRFTQHQSGKGARFFSSSPAVALVYVECWPDKGEALRQERLIKRLRKSAKERLVASWVPIDPVDEPLSA
- a CDS encoding amino acid ABC transporter ATP-binding protein; this encodes MSEAIKQPVGADGIIQMQGVNKWYGQFHVLKDINLNVRQGERIVLCGPSGSGKSTTIRCLNRLEEHQQGRIVVDGVELTNDLKQIEAIRREVGMVFQHFNLFPHLTILQNCTLAPMWVRKMPKRKAEEIAMHYLERVRIPEQANKFPGQLSGGQQQRVAIARALCMKPKIMLFDEPTSALDPEMVKEVLDTMIGLAEDGMTMLCVTHEMGFARTVANRVIFMDKGEIVEQAAPNDFFDNPQNERTKLFLSQILH
- a CDS encoding nuclear transport factor 2 family protein → MSEANAALITRFYLAFQRLDAEAMAASYTDDVVFSDPAFGTLRGQDAGDMWRMLAARAKDFSLTFDHVHAGDHHGSANWTATYLFSQTGRTVVNHIHARFVFRDGKICEHHDHFDFWRWSRQALGTPGLLLGWTPLLKGKVRGQALKGLRAFQAGR